From the genome of Deinococcus sp. AJ005, one region includes:
- a CDS encoding NUDIX domain-containing protein, whose protein sequence is MDRPLVCVGALVSDGDGRVLLARTTKWRGLWGVPGGKVDWGETLLDAVAREFREETGLLLRDIEYAQTQEAVLSPEFHKPSHMLLFDYFARTDSTKVAPNEEIEEWAWVTLEEATSYPLNTYTQTLVALAQRRTG, encoded by the coding sequence ATGGACAGGCCGTTGGTGTGTGTAGGGGCGTTGGTGTCGGATGGGGACGGGCGCGTGTTGCTGGCCCGAACGACGAAATGGCGCGGGCTATGGGGCGTGCCGGGCGGCAAGGTGGACTGGGGCGAGACTCTGCTGGACGCCGTGGCCCGCGAGTTCCGCGAGGAAACCGGGTTACTGCTGCGCGATATCGAATATGCCCAGACTCAGGAGGCAGTCCTCTCACCGGAGTTCCACAAGCCCAGCCACATGCTGCTGTTCGATTATTTTGCCCGGACGGACAGCACTAAAGTTGCGCCCAACGAGGAAATCGAGGAATGGGCCTGGGTGACACTGGAGGAGGCTACCTCTTACCCGCTCAACACCTACACGCAGACGCTGGTGGCCCTGGCGCAGCGCCGGACAGGATGA
- a CDS encoding site-specific DNA-methyltransferase encodes MTRSSYDHLDREALIALLEQRDAEQQFGLVWERPGRVEKETPIAALDLNLGLSVGDAPYRNLIIEGDNLDALRFLQLSHWGRIKCIYIDPPYNTGGQELAYHDRYHGKDDAYRHSAWLEFMAQRLRLARELLMPDGVLFVSIDDYEVARLTLLLDGVFPGGKVGTFVWRRRSGSNDVPASFLSVDHEYVLCYAHPGFSFAGLDKDLSGYKDHDPGNPDPWKRGDLSKSHDYRARPNGFYPVHDPQQDVWYAPNPKRVWAFASEQFVKPGQKLRRETMEQLIREGRVIFPKKDRTACYATLEELRAAIYEGQAPHFLQLGLYNTREEENAYLSQYVGKRIGYGTPGYKRFRSQIRRAGKPISSWIVGLKEDDGAEDRTVLHSGLNAEGTTLLGQMLQSAGVGFSYPKPLSLVQTLIAQATGPDDTVLDFFAGSGTTAHAVLALNAADETSNRRFILASSTEATPQEPQKNLCQSVTRERVSRAIQGYGHRTRSGPVQVPGLGGDFAYLRATQLPAGETAHEQVWFALQLRHLQALGEYRPDCDFQQHWADELVLFYLTASSPEVLDEVRRLTEAAGRPVIVYSWSSVAVDFELENVTVCAVPAELREAFGGKCP; translated from the coding sequence TTGACCCGGTCCAGCTATGACCATCTGGACCGGGAAGCGCTGATTGCTCTGCTGGAGCAGCGTGATGCAGAGCAGCAATTCGGACTGGTCTGGGAGCGTCCTGGTAGGGTAGAGAAAGAGACGCCGATAGCCGCACTGGACCTCAATCTGGGCCTGAGCGTGGGCGACGCGCCCTACCGCAATCTGATCATTGAGGGCGACAATCTGGACGCCCTGCGCTTCTTACAACTGAGCCACTGGGGACGGATCAAGTGCATTTACATTGATCCGCCTTACAACACTGGGGGGCAGGAGCTGGCCTACCATGACCGCTACCACGGCAAGGACGATGCCTACCGCCATTCCGCTTGGCTGGAATTCATGGCCCAGCGGCTGAGGCTGGCGCGCGAGTTGCTGATGCCGGACGGCGTGTTGTTCGTCTCTATCGACGATTACGAGGTGGCCCGCCTGACCCTGCTGCTGGATGGGGTATTTCCTGGGGGGAAGGTGGGCACCTTCGTGTGGCGGCGGCGCAGTGGCAGCAACGACGTGCCCGCCAGTTTCCTCAGCGTCGATCACGAGTACGTGTTGTGCTACGCGCACCCCGGTTTCTCGTTCGCGGGGCTGGATAAGGATCTGTCGGGGTACAAGGACCACGATCCAGGCAACCCCGATCCCTGGAAGCGCGGTGATCTGTCCAAGTCCCATGACTACCGCGCGCGTCCAAACGGCTTCTATCCAGTTCATGACCCTCAGCAGGACGTCTGGTACGCTCCCAATCCCAAGCGGGTCTGGGCTTTCGCCTCCGAGCAATTTGTAAAGCCGGGCCAGAAGCTGCGGCGTGAGACGATGGAGCAACTGATCCGCGAGGGACGGGTGATCTTCCCAAAAAAGGACCGCACCGCCTGTTACGCCACACTGGAGGAATTGCGCGCGGCCATCTACGAGGGACAGGCCCCGCACTTTCTGCAACTGGGTCTGTACAACACCCGTGAGGAAGAAAACGCCTATCTATCGCAGTACGTCGGTAAACGCATCGGCTACGGCACGCCCGGCTACAAGCGCTTCCGCTCGCAGATTAGACGGGCCGGCAAGCCGATTTCGAGCTGGATCGTAGGCCTCAAAGAGGATGACGGGGCAGAGGACCGAACCGTTTTACACAGTGGCCTGAATGCTGAGGGAACCACCCTGCTGGGGCAGATGCTGCAATCGGCGGGCGTGGGCTTCAGCTACCCCAAACCATTGTCGCTGGTGCAAACGCTGATCGCACAGGCCACCGGCCCGGACGACACTGTGCTGGACTTTTTTGCGGGGAGCGGGACCACTGCACACGCTGTCCTGGCACTGAACGCTGCTGACGAAACCTCGAATCGCCGCTTCATTCTGGCGTCTTCTACCGAGGCCACGCCGCAGGAACCGCAGAAAAATCTGTGCCAGTCGGTGACGCGCGAGCGGGTCAGCCGGGCCATCCAGGGCTACGGCCACCGCACGCGCTCCGGCCCGGTGCAGGTGCCTGGGCTGGGCGGAGACTTCGCTTATCTGCGTGCCACCCAACTTCCAGCAGGGGAGACGGCCCATGAACAGGTCTGGTTCGCCCTGCAACTACGTCATCTTCAGGCGTTGGGTGAATATCGCCCGGACTGCGACTTCCAGCAGCACTGGGCCGATGAGCTGGTCCTGTTCTATCTGACCGCAAGCAGCCCTGAAGTGCTGGATGAGGTTCGGCGGCTGACTGAGGCGGCGGGGCGGCCCGTCATCGTCTATAGCTGGTCATCGGTAGCAGTGGACTTCGAGTTGGAGAACGTGACCGTCTGCGCCGTCCCAGCAGAGCTTCGTGAAGCGTTTGGAGGAAAATGCCCCTGA
- the tmpR gene encoding bifunctional dihydropteridine reductase/dihydrofolate reductase TmpR, whose protein sequence is MKGTALVTGSAHGIGRALALALAREGYHVAVHYRGSADQAEETAQRCEEAGVQAVTLQADVADPVQARELVRRAHAAFAGSPLAVLVNNVGNYVNKPLLDTSDAEWAEMLGSNLTSTFATCQEAAPLMRSAGFGRIVNLGYAGAHNLTARPGIVPYVIAKTGVLQLSRSLAAVLAGSGVSVNVVSPGVIETSVSQPLREIPAGRAGTVAELVDAALYFVRASDYVTGQELEVAGGWNL, encoded by the coding sequence ATGAAGGGGACGGCGCTGGTCACCGGCTCGGCCCACGGCATCGGGCGGGCGCTGGCGCTGGCTCTGGCGCGCGAGGGCTACCACGTCGCCGTGCATTACCGGGGCAGCGCGGATCAGGCTGAGGAAACCGCGCAACGGTGCGAGGAGGCCGGGGTGCAGGCCGTGACCTTGCAGGCCGACGTGGCCGATCCCGTCCAAGCCCGCGAACTGGTGCGCCGGGCGCACGCTGCCTTTGCCGGATCGCCGCTGGCCGTGCTGGTCAACAACGTGGGGAACTACGTGAACAAACCGCTGCTGGACACAAGTGACGCCGAGTGGGCCGAGATGCTGGGCAGCAACCTCACCTCCACCTTTGCCACCTGCCAGGAGGCCGCACCGCTGATGCGCTCTGCGGGATTCGGGCGCATCGTCAATCTGGGCTATGCGGGCGCACACAACCTGACGGCGCGCCCCGGCATCGTGCCGTACGTGATCGCCAAGACCGGGGTGCTGCAACTGTCGCGCTCGCTGGCGGCTGTACTTGCAGGCAGCGGCGTCAGCGTGAACGTGGTCAGCCCCGGCGTGATCGAGACCAGCGTGTCACAGCCCCTGCGCGAGATTCCTGCTGGGCGTGCGGGAACGGTGGCCGAACTGGTGGACGCCGCGCTGTATTTCGTGCGCGCCAGCGACTATGTGACCGGGCAGGAGCTGGAAGTGGCCGGAGGCTGGAATCTGTAA
- a CDS encoding polyphosphate kinase 2 family protein, whose translation MELKTADYRVKVGKSVKLKSWKTDENGGMDKKEGKALSELLADDLAGWQERLYAENKQSFLIVLQARDAGGKDGTVKHVIGAFNPNGVHIANFKVPSEEELAHDFLWRIHAQTPKTGMIAVFNRSHYEDVLVTRVHDMIDEKTAAQRLDHIRNFESLLGDSGTRVLKFYLHVSKDEQEERLQDRLDNPDKLWKFNAGDLEERALWDQYTKVYEDALTTSTAAAPWYVIPADHKWFRNLLISQIILDTLKDMNPQYPETDLNPEEIEID comes from the coding sequence ATGGAACTCAAAACCGCAGATTACCGCGTGAAAGTCGGCAAGTCAGTCAAACTGAAGAGTTGGAAGACCGACGAGAACGGCGGCATGGACAAGAAGGAGGGCAAGGCACTGTCCGAGCTGTTGGCCGACGATCTGGCCGGGTGGCAGGAACGCCTCTACGCCGAGAACAAGCAGTCGTTCCTGATCGTCTTGCAGGCGCGGGACGCGGGCGGCAAGGACGGCACGGTCAAGCACGTTATCGGGGCCTTCAACCCCAATGGGGTCCATATCGCCAACTTCAAGGTGCCGTCTGAAGAAGAACTGGCCCATGACTTCCTGTGGCGCATCCACGCCCAGACCCCGAAAACGGGCATGATCGCCGTCTTCAACCGTAGTCATTATGAGGACGTGCTGGTCACCCGCGTCCACGATATGATCGACGAGAAGACTGCCGCACAACGCCTGGACCATATTCGCAACTTTGAGAGCTTATTGGGCGATTCGGGGACACGCGTTCTCAAGTTCTATCTGCACGTCAGCAAGGACGAGCAGGAGGAACGCTTGCAAGACCGTCTGGATAACCCCGACAAGCTGTGGAAGTTCAACGCGGGCGATCTGGAGGAACGCGCCCTGTGGGACCAGTACACCAAGGTCTATGAGGACGCCCTAACCACCAGCACAGCGGCGGCCCCGTGGTACGTGATTCCCGCCGATCACAAATGGTTTCGCAACCTGCTGATCAGCCAGATCATCCTGGATACCCTGAAAGATATGAACCCCCAGTACCCGGAAACGGACCTGAATCCCGAAGAAATCGAGATCGACTGA